From the Lactuca sativa cultivar Salinas chromosome 9, Lsat_Salinas_v11, whole genome shotgun sequence genome, the window TTGGAACTAGGCTCTATTTTAATTATATGGCCCGATTTTATTTTGTAGAACCGTGGCCTAATCACCTTGTGTGGTCTGGTTTCGTGTATTCTGATATCGTCATATGTCCCTTTTTTGTAAAAACTCGTGTCCTTTTCATACTAATAGGAGTCGGTTTCGAAACAGGTTTTTATTTTCTTTGTCACATAGGACTCATAGGGCATAAGACCcggttcaaaaccgggttatttAATTGAATTAACCGGGTCATATGAGTCATTAAGTAGTAGTGTCACCAGGTTTCCTAAGATGACCAACTCAATTAATTTTTATCACAAGAATCGATACGAtgatacattacactgagagattaaaggaggtgtagatcattagtgtaaattaTTGTAAGGTCTGTTTGTGCTTATGTTTGGTATCGGTTATgacatcaaaagttttgacaaTATATCAATGTTGAACTTTTCTTCAGAAATGTTTAATATGAATATTATCTCACATTGAAATAATATTGTTGGAACTAAGAACTAATTCTGCAACAAAAGAAATACTATGTTTTAAAATAAGTAGAAATGACTTATATTTAAAATGACCataaatatggggatgtcacatagagAAGTTAAAGTTTTTCTTGGACTTGGTTGATGTTCGTAGGAGTTAGGTCCCTTCGAGGGTGGATGATTCTTGGTTTAAGGTGGAGTTTAGTGGAACTCAAGGCAAGGTGgagattgttaaatgtgacttgcGTATTTGGATTATTCTCATGGAGCATTTGAGTTTGGTGGAGTACTTAGTAATAAATTGAGTACTTGGAGTTCAATAAACCATGTGACAAATGAACATATCATCTAAGAAGGGAACAGATCATCTGACAAAGGAGCGGATcatgtgacaaaggaacggatcatgTGACAATGGAACATATCTTCTAAAAGGGGTTATGGAACACTTGGGAAAGGAATGGAACATCTTAGAGCATAGATGGGCCGTCCATGATCTAGATGCGCCATCTAATGCACAAATGCGTCATTTTGGATAAAGGTGTGCCATCCATGATGATGATGCGCCACCATGGAAAGCAAGTGTTCTATTCATTGTCAAGGTGTGCCACTTTGAAGGAGGATGGACTTCTCATGAATCATGATGCTCCATATGTGAAGAAGGTGCGGAAAATCGATTATAATTTAAAGGGTGCTTGAGATTTCATATAAAAACAACTTATTAACTTATTATCTTTTTGAAAAGtcagtaaattaaaaaaaaagttaagagaTACATGTTTAGAAAAAACAATTTATTGACATATTTACTTTTCTCACCAGAATAATAAATCCAAacactttaaaaaaaatattttttcaccACCATAAGTTAATAAGTTATTTTGAGGTTCAACATGAAACCCCAAACACCCTCTAATCTTAAAATAGATAATACTTAAGGTTAAAATTTATTATGCATAAAAAAAGTACATATATTTTGGCCTATTAGGAAAAAAACACAtttaatatgttttttatttaatatgttTTTTATAATCTAACGATCAAAACCTGCTATTATTTGCTGTAACATGAAAATTGAGCCAACTGCAACTAATAACCAGTTCCattggtttaaaaaaaaaataataataataattcaaatCACTATTAACTTTTTTGTAAATAAAACCAAAATATAGAGAATTTTATGTAGACTTACccttataaaaatataatactaATGATAATTTTATCAAAATATTACAATCTGCAAAAGTTTCTTGAAatttctataaaatatttaaatatagtTAATAATgagtaatatttttattaaaatatttaattaaacggatgattctattttaaattagATTATATGTTTAAAATAACGTGAAATTTGCTGTTTAACGTATTTCGTTTTTAAAATTTCACCTTTGAACTTTTTGCTCACAAAATATGTGGCTGAAATGATCCCCACATGCATAATTTCTTTCCAATGCATGGTCTTTACGTATTTTTGGTAGGACAATGTACAGATCATATTTATAGGCGGATTACTCAATATATTTTAAATtcataaataataaaacaaaaaattcatTATATAAAGGACCAATGCTTTACAGATTAGGTATATATCGAAATAAATATAACAACAGACTCGATCGATCGGAGCATGACGACCGCCGCACCTTTCTCTGGTCCAGTCGGAAATTCCAGATGGTCACTTGCCGGAATGACTGCTGTCGTCACCGGTGGTACACTCGGGATCGGTTATGCTGTGGTGAATGAACTGGCGGAGTTAGGGGCAGAAGTGCACACCTGTTCTCTTAACGAGTCTGAACTTAACTCACGCTTACAAGAATGGTCCGACAAAGGCTTTAAGGTCACTGGATCCTTCTGCGACTTATCTTCTCGTCCCCAACGGGAGCAGTTTGTGGAAGAAGTCACATCACTTTTCGGTGGCAAGCTCAACATCCTAGTAAGTCGACTAGGTTCTTCCATATCTTACCCGAAGCTCTAGTTGTTTTTTCTTTCAAATGAATCGGAAAACTTATTTCCACATACTTATAATCTCCTGTAGATCAACAATGTTGGGACAAACATATTTAAAACTACGTTAGAGTTTACCGCAGAAGATTATTCCAAGATCATGGCTACCAATTTGGAGTCTTGTTACCATATGTGTCAACTTACACATCCTCTTTTAAAAGCTTCTGGAGCTGGAAACATAGTGTTGATTTCATCTGTTGGAGGTCTTATTCACGTTTCTGGTGGGTCTATTTACAGTGCCACCAAAGGTATGGTTTTTTTGGCtccatatatatattaatatgtgATGAAAAACTGGTGGGTTGTAAATTGTAATGTTAGTTTCGCATCCGCAGGTGCTATGAATCAGCTTGCAAAGAATTTAGCATGTGAATGGGCTAAAGACAACATTCGGACTAACAGTGTAGCACCAGGGTTCACTAAAACCCCACTCATTCAGCATGTAATATACAAAGCTTCTTCAATATCTTGGTCTTTTATCTTTATTGTCGTAACTCCCTTGTTTTGTATATGCAGTTTGTTGAAAGCGAGGAGTTTCTGGAAGCTATGGCGTCTAGAATTCCTCTGAAACGCGTTGCAGAACCAAATGAAGTTTCATCTCTTGTAGCGTTCCTTTGTATGCCTGCTTCTTCTTACATCACTGGCCAAACCATTGCTGTTGATGGTGGACTTACGGTCAATGGATTCCCGTGAGTGCAACGTACGTACTTGCAGTACTTTGTGTATTGCTCACGCCATGCTATCAAAATTACGAGTTATTGATGTTTCTTTTGATGTTCTATCTCTCTCTTTTCGTCTGTAAGTTGTTTGTTATATAAGTAAAATGGTTGAAATAATTTGACTCGTGATTTACGTTACAGTCTCTACTATAACTTCCTATTCTTGCCTAAGATCTGTTGATATTGTATTCGTACTAAAGTTTGCACTTGATAACATGCATGTACTTTCAGATTTGTTTGCTCTCCTGTGGAATTTCTTTGTTGTCTAATTCCTTTTGTGTTATTGTTCCGTTTACAAACATGCTTTAAGCGGTTCGTGGAGCTTGAACGAGACATGTTGATTCATTATTTACGGTTCGGCTAAATACAGGTAAAGGGAACTCAAGTTATCTTTCAAGCGCGCGGGGTAAATTGAGAACGATAAACATGCTTCATTCTAATAATCTAAATACATATACGTAAAGTACAACAGAGTTATTTTCTGCTTctgtttt encodes:
- the LOC111912423 gene encoding tropinone reductase homolog At5g06060, translated to MTTAAPFSGPVGNSRWSLAGMTAVVTGGTLGIGYAVVNELAELGAEVHTCSLNESELNSRLQEWSDKGFKVTGSFCDLSSRPQREQFVEEVTSLFGGKLNILINNVGTNIFKTTLEFTAEDYSKIMATNLESCYHMCQLTHPLLKASGAGNIVLISSVGGLIHVSGGSIYSATKGAMNQLAKNLACEWAKDNIRTNSVAPGFTKTPLIQHFVESEEFLEAMASRIPLKRVAEPNEVSSLVAFLCMPASSYITGQTIAVDGGLTVNGFP